One Ooceraea biroi isolate clonal line C1 chromosome 6, Obir_v5.4, whole genome shotgun sequence genomic window carries:
- the LOC105285143 gene encoding FMRFamide receptor: MEVSSTATTTVAFDFYDVDQFAQNFSIGTDGSRVPLECNQEINTNNLSDFIIYGVFVNLIGLFGIIGNTISMIILSRPQMKSSINYLLTGLARCDTALLIISILIYGLPAIYTYTGVLFHYKFIVYPKIIRYLFPLSCIAQVVTVYLTLTVTLERYIAVCHPLQAKSFCTYGRAQVAVLVIVIFAFVYNLPKFWEIEVYTERHWKYNVTVYCIFPTEMRSNQFYITVYIHWMYFFVYYMFPFIALMIFNMAIYRRVRKANRDLQQLSRHQRREIGLATMLLCVVIVFLICNILPLVSNIHETFIEDPPHWMVQLGNLLVTINSSINFIIYVIFGRKFKRIFLKLFCSSRFFGPGRDSPEFQTYDESMITNTTHIELRNSVRHGHLNRANTIGWNNNIHVSNGSTRQSMKSGRPASPGTYPFKSPARSLSQISRISNSRNSWNRRENGDTTL; the protein is encoded by the exons ATGGAAGTGAGCTCGACGGCTACGACAACGGTCGCTTTCGATTTTTATGACGTTGACCAGTTTGCGCAGAACTTCAGCATCGGCACCGACGGCAGCCGCGTGCCGCTCGAGTGCAATCAAGAGATCAACACCAACAATCTGTCCGACTTCATCATCTACGGCGTATTCGTCAACCTGATCGGCCTCTTCGGGATCATTGGCAACACGATTTCGATGATTATCCTGTCGCGCCCGCAGATGAAATCATCCATCAATTACCTGTTGACTGGACTGGCCAGGTGCGACACAGCACTGCTCATCATTTCG ATATTAATCTACGGATTGCCGGCAATCTACACGTATACCGGTGTGCTGTTCCATTATAAGTTCATTGTTTATCCAAAGATCATCAGGTACTTGTTTCCGTTATCCTGCATAGCGCAAGTCGTGACGGTATACTTGACGTTAACAGTGACATTAGAGAGATACATTGCGGTTTGCCATCCACTACAAGCTAAATCCTTCTGCACTTATGGACGAGCTCAAGTGGCGGTGCTGGTTATAGTAATCTTCGCCTTTGTTTACAATCTACCCAA attcTGGGAGATCGAAGTGTATACTGAAAGACATTGGAAATACAACGTCACAGTATACTGCATTTTCCCGACGGAAATGAGGAGCAACCAGTTCTATATCACGGTGTATATCCACTGGATGTACTTTTTCGTGTACTACATGTTCCCTTTCATCGCGCTGATGATTTTTAATATGGCTATTTATCGACGG GTCAGAAAAGCAAACAGAGATCTACAGCAGCTGTCGCGTCATCAGCGTCGCGAGATTGGCCTGGCAACGATGCTGTTGTGCGTGGTGATAGTGTTTCTGATCTGCAACATTTTGCCCCTGGTCTCGAACATCCACGAGACGTTCATCGAGGATCCACCACACTGGATGGTGCAGCTGGGCAATTTGCTCGTAACCATCAACAGCAGCATCAACTTCATTATCTACGTGATTTTCGGTCGCAAGTTCAAGAGGATATTTCTCAAGCTTTTTTGTTCGTCGCGGTTTTTCGGGCCCGGCCGGGACAGTCCAGAATTCCAGACATACGACGAGTCGATGATCACCAACACGACGCACATCGAGCTGAGAAATTCGGTCAGGCACGGCCATCTCAATCGCGCCAACACCATCGGTTGGAACAACAATATCCACGTCTCCAACGGCAGTACCAGGCAGAGCATGAAGAGTGGCAGGCCAGCTAGTCCCGGGACCTACCCGTTCAAGAGTCCAGCGAGGAGTCTCAGTCAGATATCGAGGATATCCAACAGTCGAAACAGTTGGAACAGAAGAGAAAACGGTGATACAACGCTGTAG